One Micromonospora sp. WMMD1120 genomic region harbors:
- the urtB gene encoding urea ABC transporter permease subunit UrtB, with protein sequence MTVLFGQLFTGISIGAVLLLIALGLALTFGQMNVINMAHGEFIMAGAYTTYVLQQGITGAGVSLLVALPVAFVVAGTMGVLLEMLLIRRLYARPLDTLLVTWGVSLMLQQLARDIFGSPNVQTRAPEVLTGNVALPGGLTIATNRLFILALALAAVAALTLALRLTPLGRRIRAVVQNRDLAAVSGIATARVDRTTFFIGSGLAGLAGVALTLLGPIGPTMGTNLIIDAFLVVVVGGIGQLKGSVIVAFALGVLQATGEYLTTLSVAKVIVFVAIVAFLQWRPQGLFTLRTRSLA encoded by the coding sequence GTGACAGTCCTCTTCGGTCAACTCTTCACCGGCATCAGCATCGGCGCGGTGCTGCTGCTCATCGCGCTCGGCCTCGCGCTGACCTTCGGCCAGATGAACGTGATCAACATGGCGCACGGTGAGTTCATCATGGCCGGCGCGTACACCACCTACGTCCTGCAACAGGGCATCACCGGGGCCGGCGTGTCACTGCTGGTGGCGTTGCCGGTGGCGTTCGTGGTCGCCGGCACGATGGGCGTGCTGCTGGAGATGCTGCTCATCCGCCGGCTCTACGCCCGGCCGCTGGACACCCTGCTGGTCACCTGGGGCGTGTCGCTGATGCTCCAGCAACTGGCCCGGGACATCTTCGGCAGCCCGAACGTGCAGACCCGCGCGCCGGAGGTGCTGACCGGGAACGTGGCGCTGCCCGGCGGGCTGACCATCGCCACCAACCGGCTGTTCATTCTGGCCCTGGCGCTGGCCGCCGTCGCCGCGCTGACCCTGGCGTTGCGGCTCACCCCGCTCGGGCGGCGCATCCGCGCGGTGGTGCAGAACCGCGACCTCGCCGCGGTGTCCGGCATCGCCACCGCCCGGGTCGACCGGACGACCTTCTTCATCGGCTCCGGCCTGGCCGGGCTCGCCGGGGTGGCGCTCACCCTGCTCGGACCGATCGGCCCGACGATGGGCACCAACCTGATCATCGACGCCTTCCTGGTCGTCGTGGTCGGCGGGATCGGCCAGCTCAAGGGCAGTGTGATCGTCGCCTTCGCCCTCGGCGTGCTCCAGGCCACCGGGGAGTACCTGACCACCCTCAGCGTCGCCAAGGTGATCGTGTTCGTGGCGATCGTCGCGTTCCTCCAGTGGCGACCCCAGGGCCTGTTCACCCTGCGGACCAGGAGCCTCGCATGA
- the urtA gene encoding urea ABC transporter substrate-binding protein has translation MSLFRGRRILAGAMTVVAVAAMTACGSKTTDASNASGVTADVSGDTVKIGLLNSLSGTMAISEVTVRDAIMLAVEEINAAGGVLGKKIQPVGEDGASDWPTFAEKAEKLISEDRVAAVFGCWTSASRKAVKPVFEKNKALLFYPVQYEGLEQSPYIFYTGATTNQQIVPGLDYLKSKGVKSVYLVGSDYVFPRTANKIIKAYAAANGMTVSGEDYAPLGSTEFGTIVNKVKSSGAAAVFNTLNGDSNVAFFKEYKSAGLTAAAMPVVSVSIAEEEVKGIGTQYLEGQLTAWNYYQTTPGAANSKFVAAYKAKYGADKPTSDPMEAAYVGVYLWKAMVEKAGAFDVEKVRAASDGITFEAPEGLVTVDGKTQHIAKTARIGKIGADGLITEVWNSGQPVAPDPFLKTYPWASGLS, from the coding sequence ATGTCACTATTCCGGGGCCGCCGCATCCTGGCGGGTGCCATGACAGTGGTCGCCGTGGCCGCGATGACCGCGTGCGGCAGCAAGACCACCGACGCGTCGAACGCGTCCGGCGTCACCGCTGACGTCTCCGGCGACACCGTCAAGATCGGCCTGCTCAACTCGCTCTCCGGCACCATGGCGATCAGCGAGGTCACCGTCCGCGACGCCATCATGCTCGCCGTCGAGGAGATCAACGCCGCGGGCGGCGTCCTCGGCAAGAAGATCCAGCCGGTGGGTGAGGACGGCGCCTCGGACTGGCCCACCTTCGCCGAGAAGGCCGAGAAGCTCATCTCCGAGGACCGGGTCGCCGCCGTCTTCGGCTGCTGGACGTCGGCCAGCCGCAAGGCGGTCAAGCCGGTGTTCGAGAAGAACAAGGCGCTGCTGTTCTACCCGGTGCAGTACGAGGGTCTGGAGCAGTCGCCCTACATCTTCTACACCGGGGCGACGACGAACCAGCAGATCGTTCCCGGTCTCGACTACCTCAAGTCCAAGGGCGTGAAGTCGGTCTACCTGGTCGGCAGCGACTATGTCTTCCCGCGCACGGCCAACAAAATCATCAAGGCGTACGCGGCGGCGAACGGGATGACCGTTTCGGGGGAGGACTACGCCCCGCTCGGCTCCACCGAGTTCGGCACGATCGTCAACAAGGTCAAGTCGTCCGGCGCCGCCGCGGTGTTCAACACCCTCAACGGGGACAGCAACGTGGCCTTCTTCAAGGAGTACAAGTCCGCCGGCCTGACCGCCGCCGCGATGCCGGTGGTGTCGGTGTCGATCGCCGAGGAGGAGGTCAAGGGCATCGGCACCCAGTACCTGGAGGGCCAGCTGACCGCCTGGAACTACTACCAGACCACGCCGGGCGCGGCGAACTCGAAGTTCGTGGCCGCGTACAAGGCGAAGTACGGCGCGGACAAGCCGACGAGCGACCCGATGGAGGCCGCGTACGTCGGTGTCTACCTGTGGAAGGCGATGGTCGAGAAGGCCGGCGCCTTCGACGTGGAGAAGGTCCGCGCCGCCTCGGACGGGATCACCTTCGAAGCGCCGGAGGGCCTGGTCACCGTGGACGGCAAGACCCAGCACATCGCCAAGACCGCCCGGATCGGCAAGATCGGCGCGGACGGCCTGATCACCGAGGTCTGGAACTCCGGCCAGCCGGTCGCGCCGGACCCGTTCCTCAAGACCTACCCGTGGGCGAGCGGCCTGAGCTGA
- a CDS encoding substrate-binding domain-containing protein: MSAPASPWLTVDPDVVSVALVYPMRGPAGMFGPTCELCAQLAVEEINRGGGVLGREVRLVPVDGGAPPAEVAAEVEALVSVGAVQGVTGWHISSVRQALAPRVAHRVPYVYTALYEGGERTEGVFLTSETPDAQLWPAMRLLAGEQGVRRWFVVGNDYVWPRRTARAAQRYALRAGGQVVGRHFLPLDAHDFREVLRRIEHSDADAVLMLLVGADAVRFNRAFARSGLDVRCLRLSTLMDENMLLASGAGATGRLYSTAGFFAGLVTQENLDFHGEFAGRFGVEAPPLGSLGESCYEGVMLLAALIGRARTLDVRAIETAADTVAYHGPRGRLGLRQRHVRQRIYLAEADGLDFHVLAQL; encoded by the coding sequence ATGTCCGCGCCGGCATCGCCGTGGCTGACCGTCGACCCCGATGTGGTCAGCGTCGCGCTGGTCTACCCGATGCGGGGGCCGGCCGGCATGTTCGGCCCCACCTGCGAGCTGTGTGCCCAACTCGCGGTCGAGGAGATCAACCGCGGTGGCGGCGTGCTGGGCCGGGAGGTGCGGTTGGTGCCGGTCGACGGTGGCGCGCCGCCGGCCGAGGTGGCCGCCGAGGTCGAGGCGTTGGTGTCGGTGGGGGCCGTGCAGGGGGTGACGGGGTGGCACATCTCCTCGGTGCGCCAGGCGCTCGCACCCCGCGTCGCGCACCGGGTGCCGTACGTCTACACCGCGCTCTACGAGGGCGGTGAGCGTACCGAGGGGGTGTTCCTGACCAGCGAGACCCCGGACGCCCAGTTGTGGCCCGCGATGCGGCTGCTCGCCGGGGAGCAGGGGGTGCGCCGCTGGTTCGTGGTCGGCAACGACTACGTCTGGCCGAGGCGGACGGCGCGCGCGGCCCAGCGGTACGCGCTGCGCGCGGGCGGTCAGGTGGTGGGCCGGCACTTCCTGCCGTTGGACGCGCACGACTTCCGGGAGGTGCTGCGCCGCATCGAGCACAGCGACGCCGACGCGGTGCTGATGCTGCTCGTCGGGGCGGACGCGGTCCGGTTCAACAGGGCGTTCGCCCGGTCCGGTCTGGACGTGCGGTGTCTGCGGCTGAGCACCCTGATGGACGAGAACATGCTGCTGGCCAGCGGTGCCGGCGCGACAGGGCGGCTCTACAGCACGGCGGGTTTCTTCGCCGGCCTGGTGACCCAGGAGAATCTCGACTTCCACGGTGAGTTCGCGGGGCGCTTCGGGGTGGAGGCGCCGCCGTTGGGCAGCCTGGGGGAGTCCTGCTACGAGGGCGTCATGCTGCTCGCCGCCCTGATCGGTCGGGCCCGCACCCTCGACGTGCGGGCGATCGAGACGGCAGCGGACACGGTGGCCTACCACGGGCCGCGCGGGCGGTTGGGGTTGCGGCAGCGGCACGTACGGCAGCGCATCTATCTGGCCGAGGCCGACGGGCTCGACTTCCACGTGCTCGCCCAACTCTGA
- a CDS encoding MarR family winged helix-turn-helix transcriptional regulator — protein sequence MSDVPGASADLLRSLTRAERLLSRRVGAVLAEDALTVEAWRVLCLLADGQGHPMSEVSTEASLPPGTLTKLVDQLVDRNLVYRRIDPVDRRRIRAYLTARGRREHARLDERVRASLAEWGALPVAELIDQLDDLTGRLDPTRQRQQPASTAPHR from the coding sequence ATGTCAGACGTGCCCGGGGCGTCAGCCGACCTGCTGCGCTCGCTCACCCGCGCCGAACGGCTGCTCTCCCGCCGGGTGGGCGCCGTCCTCGCCGAGGACGCGCTGACCGTCGAGGCGTGGCGGGTGCTCTGCCTGCTCGCCGACGGTCAGGGTCACCCGATGAGCGAGGTGTCCACGGAGGCGTCCCTGCCGCCGGGCACCCTCACCAAACTGGTCGACCAGCTCGTCGACCGCAATCTCGTCTACCGTCGGATCGACCCGGTGGACCGGCGCCGGATCCGGGCGTACCTGACCGCCCGGGGCCGCCGCGAGCACGCCCGTCTCGACGAGCGGGTCCGGGCCAGCCTCGCCGAGTGGGGCGCGCTGCCGGTGGCCGAGCTGATCGACCAGCTCGACGACCTGACGGGCCGCCTCGACCCGACCCGCCAGCGGCAGCAACCCGCCTCGACCGCCCCACACCGCTGA
- a CDS encoding urease accessory protein UreD gives MRARARLVARSDGRGGTTLVELSGETPLLLRQTPVEDGVATVHLVGGAAGPLAGDDLRLEIEVGPGAAVRVRSVAASIALPGRPGAVSRMAVRAVVHAEARLDWQPEQLVAAAGCAHLAESRIDLAAGASLRWRDELVCGRYGEAPGGAVVHTQVDYADRPLLRQSLAVGPRAPGWAGPAVLGGATATGSLLVVDPSRPVRPAVVRADGAVAGLPLAGGPATLWTATAPDGHTLRTHLTV, from the coding sequence ATGCGGGCACGCGCCCGGCTGGTCGCCCGCAGCGACGGCCGGGGCGGCACCACGCTGGTCGAGTTGTCCGGCGAGACGCCGCTCCTGCTGCGGCAGACCCCCGTCGAGGACGGTGTCGCCACCGTGCACCTCGTCGGCGGGGCGGCCGGCCCGCTCGCCGGGGACGACCTGCGGCTGGAGATCGAGGTGGGCCCCGGCGCGGCGGTGCGGGTGCGCAGCGTCGCCGCCTCGATCGCCCTGCCAGGCCGGCCGGGCGCGGTGTCCCGGATGGCGGTGCGGGCCGTGGTGCACGCCGAGGCCAGGCTGGACTGGCAGCCCGAACAGCTGGTGGCGGCGGCCGGCTGCGCGCACCTCGCCGAGTCCCGGATCGATTTGGCGGCCGGGGCCAGCCTGCGCTGGCGCGACGAGCTGGTCTGCGGCCGGTACGGCGAGGCGCCGGGCGGGGCCGTGGTGCACACCCAGGTCGACTACGCGGACCGGCCGCTGCTGCGCCAGTCGTTGGCGGTCGGACCGCGGGCGCCCGGCTGGGCCGGCCCGGCGGTGCTCGGGGGCGCCACGGCCACCGGCTCGCTGCTGGTGGTGGACCCGTCCCGACCGGTGCGACCGGCGGTGGTGCGGGCCGACGGCGCGGTCGCCGGGCTGCCGCTCGCCGGTGGCCCAGCGACGCTCTGGACCGCCACCGCCCCGGACGGCCACACCCTGCGCACCCACCTCACGGTCTAG
- the ureG gene encoding urease accessory protein UreG: MRPDTVVPSAVPAVDPIAPPHDETVPHTHPEPGVDPHPPLAPAGRALRVGIGGPVGSGKTALVAALCRAFADELRLGVVTNDIYTTEDADFLRRAGVLDPARIRAVETGCCPHTAIRDDIGANLDAVDELAEAVGPLDLVLVESGGDNLTATFSRGLVDRQIFVVDVAGGDKVPRKGGPGVTSADLLVINKTDLAPLVGADLSVMERDARARRGDLPTLFLSIVGDPLASRVADWVRHELAHHAARHPLAAPAGSA; encoded by the coding sequence TTGCGTCCTGACACCGTTGTGCCGAGCGCTGTGCCCGCCGTCGACCCGATCGCCCCACCGCACGACGAGACGGTTCCGCACACCCACCCGGAGCCGGGGGTGGACCCACATCCCCCGTTGGCGCCCGCCGGTCGTGCCCTGCGGGTCGGCATCGGCGGCCCGGTCGGCTCCGGCAAGACCGCCCTGGTGGCCGCGCTCTGCCGGGCCTTCGCCGACGAGCTGCGGCTCGGCGTGGTGACGAACGACATCTACACGACCGAGGACGCCGACTTCCTCCGCCGGGCCGGGGTGCTGGACCCGGCCCGGATCCGCGCGGTGGAGACCGGCTGCTGCCCGCACACCGCGATCCGCGACGACATCGGCGCCAACCTGGACGCCGTCGACGAGCTGGCCGAGGCGGTCGGCCCGTTGGACCTGGTCCTCGTGGAGAGCGGTGGGGACAACCTGACCGCGACCTTCAGTCGAGGGCTCGTCGACCGGCAGATCTTCGTCGTCGACGTGGCGGGCGGGGACAAGGTGCCGCGCAAGGGTGGGCCCGGGGTGACCTCCGCCGACCTGCTCGTCATCAACAAGACCGACCTCGCCCCGCTGGTGGGCGCCGACCTCTCCGTGATGGAGCGGGACGCGCGGGCCCGCCGGGGCGACCTCCCGACGCTGTTCCTGTCCATCGTGGGCGACCCGTTGGCGAGCCGGGTCGCCGACTGGGTCCGGCACGAGTTGGCCCACCACGCCGCCCGGCACCCGCTCGCCGCCCCGGCCGGCTCCGCCTGA
- a CDS encoding urease accessory UreF family protein: protein MVTPSLLLLVADGRFPAGAHAHSGGLEAAVAAGRVTDLASLEAFLTGRLATAGLVGAAFAAAAHRAAGSSARADVLARLDAELDARTAAPALRTVSRRQGRALLRAGRSIWPVAPFGDLPANTAGPHQPLVLGLLCAAAGLSRVETATVAAYGTVTGAASAGVRLLGLDPYRVQALLVGLADACDGTAADAARAADDPPERLPAAAAPLADIHAEVHATWEVRLFAS from the coding sequence ATGGTCACGCCGAGCCTGTTGCTGCTGGTGGCCGACGGACGCTTCCCGGCCGGGGCGCACGCGCACTCCGGAGGTCTGGAAGCGGCCGTCGCCGCCGGCAGGGTCACCGACCTCGCCTCGTTGGAGGCGTTCCTGACCGGGCGTTTGGCCACCGCCGGTCTGGTCGGCGCGGCGTTCGCGGCGGCCGCGCACCGGGCGGCCGGGTCCAGCGCCCGCGCGGACGTGCTCGCCCGGCTCGACGCGGAGCTGGACGCGCGTACCGCGGCACCCGCCCTGCGGACGGTCTCCCGTCGGCAGGGGCGGGCGCTGCTGCGCGCCGGCCGGAGCATCTGGCCGGTCGCCCCGTTCGGTGATCTGCCCGCGAACACCGCCGGTCCACACCAGCCCCTGGTGCTCGGGTTGCTCTGCGCCGCCGCCGGGCTGTCCCGCGTCGAGACCGCGACGGTCGCCGCGTACGGGACGGTGACCGGGGCGGCCAGCGCCGGAGTACGTCTGCTCGGCCTCGACCCGTACCGGGTCCAGGCCCTGCTGGTCGGCCTCGCCGACGCCTGCGACGGCACCGCCGCCGACGCGGCGCGGGCCGCCGACGACCCACCGGAGCGGCTGCCGGCCGCCGCCGCTCCGCTCGCCGACATCCATGCCGAAGTCCATGCCACCTGGGAGGTGCGTCTCTTTGCGTCCTGA
- a CDS encoding urease subunit alpha: MSAVRRDRYIDLYGPTTGDRIRLADTNLLIEVETDHCVGGDEAVFGGGKVIRESMGQARTTRAEGALDTVITGAVVLDHWGVIKADVGLRDGRIVALGRAGNPDTMPGVHPDLVIGPATEVIAGNGRILTAGAVDTHVHFICPEIVTEALASGITTLVGGGTGPAEGTRATTVTPNAWHLARMHEALDTMPVNVLLLGKGNTVSTEALWEQLRAGAGGFKLHEDWGTTPAAIDACLRVADESGVQVSIHTDTLNEAGFVADTLRAIGGRAIHSYHTEGAGGGHAPDIITVAGEPNVLPSSTNPTRPYTANTLAEHLDMLMVCHHLNPSVPEDLAFAESRIRPSTMAAEDLLHDLGAISIIGSDAQAMGRVGEVILRTWQSAHVMKDRVGALPGDGAADNHRARRYVAKYTICAAMANGLEHHIGSVEPGKLADLVLWDPAFFGVRPHLVLKGGMIAYAQMGDANASIPTPQPMLPRPMFGAYGVAAAATSLAFVAPAALDAGLRLDVRRQVVPVRDVRSRGKADLPENNAMPRIEVDPDTFTVRIDGVVVEPDPVTRLPMAQRYFLF; this comes from the coding sequence GTGAGCGCGGTGCGGCGGGACCGCTACATCGACCTGTACGGCCCCACCACCGGCGACCGGATCAGACTGGCCGACACCAACCTGCTGATCGAGGTGGAGACCGACCACTGCGTGGGCGGCGACGAGGCGGTCTTCGGCGGCGGCAAGGTGATCCGCGAGTCGATGGGCCAGGCCCGTACCACCCGCGCCGAGGGCGCGCTGGACACCGTCATCACCGGCGCCGTGGTGCTGGACCACTGGGGTGTCATCAAGGCCGACGTGGGGTTGCGCGACGGCCGGATCGTGGCGCTGGGCCGGGCCGGCAACCCGGACACCATGCCCGGCGTCCATCCCGACCTGGTCATCGGCCCGGCGACCGAGGTGATCGCGGGCAACGGGCGGATCCTCACCGCCGGCGCGGTGGACACCCACGTGCACTTCATCTGCCCCGAGATCGTCACCGAGGCGCTGGCCAGCGGCATCACCACGCTGGTGGGCGGCGGCACCGGGCCGGCCGAGGGCACCCGGGCGACCACTGTCACCCCGAACGCCTGGCACCTGGCCCGGATGCACGAGGCGCTGGACACCATGCCGGTCAACGTGCTGCTGCTCGGCAAGGGCAACACCGTCTCCACCGAGGCGCTCTGGGAGCAGTTGCGGGCCGGCGCGGGTGGCTTCAAGCTGCACGAGGACTGGGGCACCACGCCGGCGGCGATCGACGCCTGCCTGCGGGTGGCCGACGAGTCCGGGGTGCAGGTGTCGATCCACACCGACACCCTCAACGAGGCCGGTTTCGTGGCCGACACGCTGCGCGCGATCGGTGGTCGGGCGATCCACTCGTACCACACCGAGGGGGCCGGCGGCGGGCACGCGCCGGACATCATCACCGTCGCCGGCGAGCCGAACGTGCTGCCGTCGTCGACCAACCCGACCCGGCCGTACACGGCGAACACGCTCGCCGAGCACCTGGACATGCTGATGGTCTGCCACCACCTCAACCCGTCCGTGCCGGAGGACCTCGCCTTCGCCGAGAGCCGCATCCGACCGTCCACGATGGCCGCCGAGGACCTGCTGCACGACCTCGGCGCGATCTCCATCATCGGCTCGGACGCGCAGGCGATGGGCCGGGTCGGTGAGGTCATCCTGCGCACCTGGCAGAGCGCGCACGTGATGAAGGACCGGGTCGGCGCGCTGCCGGGTGACGGGGCCGCCGACAACCACCGGGCCCGACGGTACGTGGCGAAGTACACCATCTGCGCGGCCATGGCCAACGGGTTGGAGCACCACATCGGCTCGGTCGAGCCGGGCAAGCTCGCCGACCTGGTGCTCTGGGACCCGGCGTTCTTCGGCGTACGGCCGCATCTGGTGCTCAAGGGCGGCATGATCGCGTACGCCCAGATGGGTGACGCCAACGCGTCCATCCCGACGCCGCAGCCGATGCTGCCGCGACCGATGTTCGGGGCGTACGGCGTCGCCGCGGCCGCCACCAGCCTGGCCTTCGTGGCCCCGGCGGCCCTGGACGCCGGGCTCCGCCTGGACGTACGCCGCCAGGTGGTGCCGGTGCGTGACGTGCGCTCCCGGGGTAAGGCCGACCTGCCGGAGAACAACGCCATGCCCCGCATCGAGGTGGACCCGGACACCTTCACCGTGCGGATCGACGGTGTGGTGGTCGAGCCGGACCCGGTGACCCGGCTGCCGATGGCCCAGCGGTACTTCCTGTTCTGA
- a CDS encoding urease subunit beta, with protein sequence MIPGEILPAAGPVEINVGRPVTTLLVVNTADRPVQVGSHYHFAESNPALSFDRGAAWGQRLAVPAGTSVRFEPGISRSVDLVPLGGARVVPGLRGECAGPLDTPTTDGPPR encoded by the coding sequence GTGATCCCGGGGGAGATCCTGCCGGCGGCCGGGCCGGTCGAGATCAACGTGGGGCGTCCGGTGACCACGCTGCTCGTGGTCAACACCGCCGACCGCCCGGTCCAGGTGGGCTCGCACTACCACTTCGCCGAGTCCAACCCGGCGCTCTCCTTCGACCGGGGTGCCGCCTGGGGGCAGCGCCTCGCCGTACCGGCGGGCACCTCGGTCCGTTTCGAGCCGGGCATCAGCCGCAGCGTCGACCTCGTCCCGCTGGGCGGCGCGCGCGTCGTCCCCGGTCTGCGCGGCGAGTGCGCCGGGCCGCTGGACACCCCGACGACCGACGGGCCGCCACGGTGA
- a CDS encoding urease subunit gamma, which produces MFLSPHEQDRLLIHVAADVARARRQRGLRLNYPEAVAVLTAFLLEGARDGRSVVDLMSAGRTVLGRDDVQDGIPELLREVQVEATFPDGTKLVTVHHPIP; this is translated from the coding sequence GTGTTCCTCAGCCCGCACGAGCAGGACCGCCTGCTCATCCACGTCGCGGCCGATGTCGCCCGCGCCCGCCGCCAACGCGGCCTGCGTCTCAACTATCCCGAAGCCGTGGCGGTGCTCACCGCGTTCCTGCTCGAAGGGGCCCGCGACGGCCGGTCGGTGGTCGACCTGATGTCGGCCGGCCGGACGGTCCTCGGCCGCGACGACGTCCAGGACGGCATTCCCGAGCTGCTGAGGGAGGTGCAGGTGGAGGCGACGTTCCCGGACGGCACCAAGCTGGTGACTGTGCACCACCCGATCCCGTGA
- a CDS encoding alpha/beta hydrolase, with amino-acid sequence MPFITVGTENSAPIDLYYEDHGSGKPVVLIHGFPFNGATWEKTTTALLNAGYRTITYDRRGYGNSAQPAFGYDYNTFAADLDVLMTELDLTDVTLVGHSMGTGEVVRYLANYGSRRVSRGVLLSPLEPMLGKAKDNPEGVDLSLFKGFQDAIIKDRFAYLTQFCDAFFNYSENKGKLVSEEAYRAHWQIGAMASAKATHDSVDAWLEDFRPDLPKVDVPILIVQGDKDNVLPYPVTGQRLAPMMPTSQLITLKGAPHGLPWTNANDINKAIMDFMKQPAKARA; translated from the coding sequence ATGCCTTTCATCACCGTGGGGACGGAGAACTCCGCGCCCATCGACCTGTACTACGAGGATCACGGTTCCGGTAAGCCGGTGGTGCTGATCCACGGCTTCCCGTTCAACGGGGCGACCTGGGAGAAGACGACCACCGCGCTGCTCAACGCCGGATACCGGACGATCACCTACGACCGGCGCGGATACGGCAACTCCGCCCAGCCGGCGTTCGGGTACGACTACAACACGTTCGCCGCCGATCTGGACGTGCTGATGACGGAGCTGGACCTGACCGACGTGACCCTTGTCGGTCACTCGATGGGCACCGGTGAGGTCGTGCGTTACCTGGCCAACTACGGCTCGCGGCGGGTGAGCCGGGGTGTGCTGCTGAGCCCGCTGGAGCCGATGCTGGGCAAGGCCAAGGACAACCCGGAGGGCGTCGACCTCAGCCTGTTCAAGGGGTTCCAGGACGCCATCATCAAGGACCGGTTCGCCTACCTGACCCAGTTCTGCGACGCGTTCTTCAACTACAGCGAGAACAAGGGCAAGCTGGTCAGCGAGGAGGCGTACCGGGCGCACTGGCAGATCGGCGCGATGGCCTCCGCCAAGGCCACCCACGACTCCGTGGACGCCTGGCTCGAGGACTTCCGCCCGGACCTGCCGAAGGTCGACGTGCCGATCCTGATCGTGCAGGGCGACAAGGACAACGTGCTGCCCTACCCGGTGACCGGCCAGCGGCTCGCGCCGATGATGCCGACCTCGCAGCTCATCACGCTCAAGGGCGCGCCGCACGGTCTGCCGTGGACCAACGCCAACGACATCAACAAGGCGATCATGGACTTCATGAAGCAGCCGGCGAAGGCTCGCGCCTGA